A portion of the Magnetococcales bacterium genome contains these proteins:
- a CDS encoding NAD(P)-binding protein: MIETNPMYQSAKDWVYPPFSLEQGLDRVVAYGDRSGKCPTYVERLPPCSNACPAGEDIRGYHNLIRGTWKDGPDAWEAAFRRLTRTNPFPAVMGRVCPAPCQGACNRQYRDETIHINAVEQAIGEYAIEKKLAYPKPAHKTGKKVAVVGSGPGGFSCAYQMALRGHDVVMFEASDKPGGMMRYGIMGYRVSRDVLEAECQRILDLGVELRCNVRVGVDVSLEQLSRDYDAVFLAVGAQKGRGLPIPGADCANVTNAIDFLRSFELQGHAMSIGRHVAVIGDGDVAMDVARLALRLGAEQATLISGVPREEMKCSAYEFDEAVAEGTRMVYQAGTVEVLRDGNAVKGLKCVQMVKKEKGEEGWNHPIPFFRFKVQPGTEFVLDVDQVVASIGQTTDMTGLEQTTGGTPWLKVDHNQKIEGFANVFGGGDAVSITLLTTAIGHGRKAAESMDLLLRGEPLPPKPGRRDVVRYEKLKSDYFVPSAQKKRRLDHPQVVKGSWREVLIPLSREDAKEESARCMSCGLCFECNQCMLFCPQHAITRFPGNPEGEVMFTFYERCVGCHICAEICPTGYIDMGMD, encoded by the coding sequence ATGATCGAAACCAACCCCATGTATCAATCGGCCAAGGACTGGGTCTACCCGCCGTTTTCCCTGGAGCAAGGGCTGGATCGCGTGGTCGCCTATGGCGACCGCAGCGGCAAATGCCCGACCTACGTGGAGCGGTTGCCTCCCTGTTCCAACGCCTGTCCCGCCGGAGAGGACATCCGAGGCTATCACAACCTGATCCGTGGCACCTGGAAGGATGGTCCGGATGCGTGGGAGGCGGCTTTCCGTCGTCTCACCCGCACCAACCCCTTTCCCGCCGTCATGGGACGGGTCTGCCCGGCTCCGTGTCAGGGGGCGTGCAACCGTCAATATCGGGATGAAACCATCCACATCAACGCCGTGGAACAGGCCATCGGCGAATATGCCATCGAAAAGAAACTCGCCTACCCCAAACCGGCTCATAAAACCGGCAAAAAGGTGGCCGTGGTGGGTTCCGGTCCCGGTGGTTTCTCCTGCGCCTACCAGATGGCCCTGCGTGGCCATGATGTGGTGATGTTTGAAGCCAGTGACAAGCCGGGTGGCATGATGCGTTATGGCATCATGGGCTACCGGGTGAGTCGCGACGTGCTGGAGGCCGAGTGCCAACGGATTCTCGATCTGGGCGTGGAGTTGCGTTGCAACGTGCGCGTCGGGGTGGATGTCTCCCTGGAGCAGCTCAGCCGCGATTACGACGCGGTCTTTTTGGCCGTCGGCGCGCAGAAGGGGCGGGGACTGCCCATTCCGGGTGCGGACTGTGCCAACGTGACCAATGCCATCGATTTCCTGCGCAGCTTCGAGCTGCAAGGTCATGCCATGTCCATCGGTCGCCATGTGGCGGTGATCGGCGATGGCGACGTGGCCATGGACGTGGCCCGTCTGGCCCTGCGTCTGGGGGCGGAACAGGCCACCTTGATCTCCGGCGTGCCCCGCGAAGAGATGAAGTGCTCGGCTTACGAGTTCGATGAAGCCGTGGCCGAAGGCACGCGCATGGTCTATCAGGCTGGAACCGTCGAAGTGTTGCGGGACGGCAATGCGGTCAAGGGACTCAAGTGCGTCCAGATGGTCAAAAAAGAGAAGGGCGAAGAGGGATGGAATCATCCGATTCCGTTCTTCCGCTTCAAGGTCCAGCCCGGCACCGAATTTGTGCTGGATGTGGATCAGGTGGTGGCCTCCATCGGTCAAACCACCGATATGACCGGCCTGGAACAGACCACGGGTGGCACGCCTTGGCTGAAGGTCGATCACAATCAAAAAATCGAAGGCTTTGCCAATGTCTTCGGTGGTGGTGACGCGGTGAGCATCACTTTGCTGACCACGGCCATCGGTCATGGCCGCAAGGCCGCCGAGTCCATGGATCTGCTGCTGCGGGGCGAGCCGTTGCCCCCCAAGCCGGGACGCCGCGATGTGGTCCGCTACGAAAAGCTCAAGTCGGATTATTTCGTGCCATCCGCGCAAAAGAAACGGCGGCTGGATCATCCCCAAGTCGTCAAGGGTTCCTGGCGCGAGGTGTTGATCCCCTTGTCCCGCGAAGATGCGAAGGAGGAGTCGGCGCGTTGCATGAGCTGCGGTTTGTGCTTCGAGTGCAATCAGTGCATGTTGTTCTGTCCTCAACACGCCATTACCCGTTTTCCGGGCAACCCCGAAGGGGAGGTGATGTTCACCTTCTATGAGCGTTGCGTGGGTTGTCACATTTGTGCCGAGATCTGCCCCACCGGGTATATCGATATGGGCATGGATTGA
- a CDS encoding motility associated factor glycosyltransferase family protein, giving the protein MSPSRHTHFFLQGNRAVIARRWPRVWAWLTQAPERLVLGWEEGKTPQVDGRLVCSHRDPEAEARWQLASIPTDSACVWVYGVGSGAVARLLLRRVSLERLVVVVCDAATARISLEGFDHKEWLEDPRVTWQTPGEHGEWLRSPAVFIPFDWQNALPGTQGEGLRNRIQCELDSAILNQDARRLPWLKSHIDDNAPYWQQDPDIATLAGQWQGQTVVVAAAGPTLSDHFGALATARHPVIAVGAALKPLLNARIRPDIVITLDPTPIIVHHFHADLSLLQETVLVYFPATDPWIVAHWPGPRRVACSDGILYASFLEHRPACTRLFTSGTVTHAAADLARLLGAGRVLLMGADFSFPDGKRHVAGTAHSQVAFSASESLVNGWGEPVPSQPAMKSFCHDLEVLIVRHPTIAWFQASRRGARIAGCHYPEGSDLEAFLAAPFQPANPLPVEQIRIAARKKARQRLWSETEHLLAPLERDESLSMEDGLLLVMARLHHGAREQALSLLDALLDRSPTDLAVRIRLMALRGEGLIPSEPDESLHLLRGALNWAQASGLADEEAFVTVRLARFYRHRGQLQPALTRWREVVELTGSGTERAFYQMEWADLLQQTGQVMAAETLLQEAAQVCEREGLVCGAAQARHQRFVLRMAFPDGDPPEDPDCRRKVAQVIEAFRQGRVATGNQAMVGSIDCLLKAIQAGRIQPRPPLPQVLKSVVMAQANRDWVRVADLLEFELSSFFSV; this is encoded by the coding sequence ATGTCTCCTTCCCGTCATACGCACTTTTTTTTGCAGGGCAACCGTGCGGTCATTGCCCGTCGTTGGCCTCGGGTGTGGGCCTGGTTGACGCAAGCCCCGGAACGTCTCGTTTTGGGGTGGGAGGAGGGGAAAACACCTCAGGTGGATGGTCGTCTGGTGTGCAGCCATCGGGATCCGGAGGCCGAGGCCCGTTGGCAGTTGGCCTCCATCCCGACCGACAGCGCTTGTGTGTGGGTCTATGGTGTGGGTTCCGGTGCCGTGGCCCGGTTGCTGTTGCGTCGCGTTTCCCTGGAACGCCTGGTGGTGGTGGTATGCGACGCGGCCACCGCCCGGATCTCCCTGGAAGGGTTTGATCATAAAGAGTGGCTGGAAGATCCCCGGGTGACATGGCAAACCCCCGGCGAACATGGGGAGTGGCTCCGGTCTCCGGCGGTGTTCATTCCCTTCGACTGGCAGAACGCGTTGCCTGGCACCCAGGGCGAGGGGTTGCGCAACCGGATTCAATGTGAACTGGACTCGGCCATCTTGAATCAGGATGCCCGGCGTCTTCCCTGGCTGAAGTCTCATATCGATGACAATGCCCCATACTGGCAGCAAGACCCGGATATCGCCACGCTCGCCGGCCAATGGCAGGGACAAACCGTTGTGGTGGCGGCGGCAGGTCCGACCCTTTCGGACCATTTCGGGGCGTTGGCGACGGCCCGTCATCCTGTGATCGCGGTGGGTGCGGCGCTCAAGCCGTTGCTGAACGCGCGGATCCGACCGGATATCGTGATCACTCTGGATCCGACGCCGATCATCGTCCACCATTTTCATGCCGACTTGAGCCTGCTGCAAGAGACGGTGCTGGTCTATTTTCCCGCCACCGATCCTTGGATCGTGGCCCATTGGCCGGGTCCGCGTCGGGTGGCCTGCAGCGACGGGATTCTTTACGCGTCGTTTCTGGAACACAGACCAGCGTGTACGCGCCTTTTTACCAGCGGCACCGTGACCCATGCCGCAGCGGATCTGGCCCGTTTGCTGGGAGCGGGTCGGGTGCTGCTGATGGGAGCGGATTTCTCATTTCCCGATGGAAAAAGACATGTCGCGGGTACGGCCCACAGTCAGGTCGCCTTTTCGGCCTCGGAGAGCCTGGTGAATGGTTGGGGCGAACCGGTGCCCAGTCAGCCGGCGATGAAAAGTTTTTGTCACGATCTGGAGGTGCTGATCGTGCGTCATCCCACCATCGCATGGTTTCAGGCCAGCCGTCGGGGCGCCCGGATCGCCGGTTGCCACTATCCGGAAGGCAGCGATCTGGAAGCGTTCCTGGCTGCGCCGTTTCAGCCGGCCAACCCGCTTCCGGTCGAACAGATCCGGATTGCGGCCCGAAAGAAGGCGCGTCAGCGCCTGTGGTCGGAAACGGAACATCTGCTGGCGCCCTTGGAGCGGGACGAATCCCTTTCCATGGAGGACGGATTGCTGCTGGTGATGGCCCGTCTGCATCACGGTGCCCGTGAACAAGCCTTGTCCCTGCTGGATGCGCTGCTCGACCGTTCCCCGACCGATCTGGCGGTCCGGATTCGTTTGATGGCGCTGCGGGGGGAGGGGTTGATTCCAAGCGAACCGGATGAATCCCTCCATTTGTTGCGTGGTGCGTTGAATTGGGCTCAAGCATCTGGATTGGCGGACGAAGAGGCCTTTGTGACGGTTCGTCTGGCCCGTTTTTATCGGCATCGGGGCCAACTGCAACCGGCGTTGACCCGATGGCGGGAGGTGGTCGAACTCACGGGCTCCGGGACGGAGCGCGCCTTCTATCAGATGGAATGGGCGGATCTCTTGCAACAGACTGGACAGGTCATGGCCGCCGAAACACTGTTGCAGGAAGCGGCGCAGGTCTGTGAACGGGAGGGACTGGTTTGTGGCGCCGCCCAGGCCCGACATCAACGGTTTGTCTTGAGGATGGCGTTTCCGGATGGGGATCCCCCCGAAGATCCCGACTGTCGCCGCAAGGTTGCCCAGGTGATCGAGGCGTTTCGTCAGGGCCGTGTGGCGACGGGCAATCAGGCCATGGTTGGCAGCATCGACTGTCTGTTGAAAGCCATTCAGGCCGGGCGCATCCAACCGCGTCCCCCCTTGCCTCAGGTGCTGAAATCCGTGGTCATGGCCCAGGCCAACCGCGACTGGGTCCGGGTGGCGGATCTGCTGGAATTTGAACTGTCGTCATTTTTTTCGGTATGA
- the dsrA gene encoding dissimilatory-type sulfite reductase subunit alpha — MSEQEQQKDQSFQLNPTPMLDDLENGPWPSFIKGFKETAQRTGKTMVRGVLDQLNYSYETRMGYWKGGVVGVHGYGAGIISRYSMISDKFPEATEFHTMRIQPAPGLHYNTKSLRHMCDVWEKYGSGLISMHGQTGNLQLQGIKAEYVQACFDELNQEGWDLGGAGATVRTGLSCVGPARCEQACYDTLHAHGKVLSYYSDLTHRPQLPYKAKFKFSGCPNDCTNSIQRSDYSVIGTWRDDIKINEAEVEKFIEAKGVDYLVNNVITRCPTKAITLQGGKMVIDNRDCVRCMHCLNVMPKALSPGDDRGITLLVGGKGHLKVGNMLGSVMVPFMKMETEEDMDAFIELVDRMIDYWSENGLDHERIGECIERVGMQQFLDAVGLEASVEMVSHPRDNPFFKAGEYSTDEDERDAA; from the coding sequence ATGAGCGAACAAGAACAGCAGAAAGACCAATCTTTTCAACTCAATCCAACGCCCATGCTGGACGATTTGGAAAATGGTCCTTGGCCAAGCTTCATCAAGGGCTTCAAGGAGACGGCGCAACGCACCGGCAAGACCATGGTGCGCGGTGTTCTCGATCAACTCAACTATTCCTACGAGACCCGCATGGGGTATTGGAAGGGGGGTGTGGTCGGCGTTCATGGTTATGGCGCCGGGATCATCAGCCGCTACAGCATGATCAGCGACAAGTTCCCCGAAGCCACCGAATTCCACACCATGCGCATTCAGCCTGCTCCTGGTCTGCATTACAATACCAAGTCCCTGCGCCACATGTGCGATGTCTGGGAAAAATACGGCTCGGGTCTGATCTCCATGCATGGCCAGACCGGCAACCTGCAACTCCAGGGCATCAAGGCGGAGTACGTCCAGGCCTGTTTTGACGAACTCAACCAGGAAGGCTGGGATCTGGGTGGCGCCGGCGCCACGGTGCGTACCGGTCTGTCCTGCGTGGGTCCGGCCCGCTGCGAGCAGGCCTGCTACGACACCTTGCACGCCCATGGCAAAGTACTCTCTTATTATTCCGATCTGACCCACCGTCCCCAACTCCCCTACAAAGCCAAATTCAAGTTCTCTGGATGCCCGAATGACTGCACCAACAGCATTCAGCGCAGCGACTATTCCGTGATCGGAACCTGGCGGGACGATATCAAGATCAACGAAGCCGAAGTGGAAAAATTCATCGAGGCCAAGGGTGTGGACTATCTGGTCAACAACGTCATCACCCGTTGTCCCACCAAAGCCATCACCCTGCAAGGCGGCAAAATGGTCATCGACAACCGGGATTGCGTGCGCTGCATGCACTGCCTGAACGTCATGCCCAAGGCCCTGTCTCCCGGAGACGACCGTGGCATCACCCTGCTGGTGGGTGGCAAGGGTCACCTGAAAGTGGGCAACATGTTGGGATCGGTCATGGTTCCCTTCATGAAGATGGAAACCGAAGAGGATATGGATGCCTTCATCGAGTTGGTGGACCGCATGATCGACTACTGGTCGGAAAACGGCCTCGATCACGAACGGATCGGCGAGTGCATTGAACGGGTCGGCATGCAGCAGTTCTTGGACGCTGTTGGCCTGGAGGCGTCCGTGGAGATGGTCTCCCATCCCCGCGACAATCCGTTCTTCAAGGCCGGTGAGTACTCCACCGACGAAGACGAGCGGGATGCCGCCTGA
- the dsrB gene encoding dissimilatory-type sulfite reductase subunit beta, whose translation MATARTWKTVENGPHDLDEFLHPVSKKNYGKWSHHERPRPGVLKHVALSGDVLFTVRAATHRQVTVDIVRRLCDLADRYADGYLRWTVRNNVEFMTPNAENVDPLIAALEAAGHPVGGTGPSVSAIAHTQGWLHCDIPAVDASGVAKSIMDALFHDFAHEEMPNRVRLTTSCCEINCGGQADIAVVVQHTRPPRINHEILANVCEMPSTVARCPVAAIRPTTVNGKPSLMVVEEKCIYCGACFGACPAMEINHPEHSKLAIWVGGKNSNARTKPANMKLVAHGLPNNPPRWPEVGELLKKILSAYKAGGRDWERLGEWIDRIGWKRFFEETGLPFDKFMIDNYRHARVSFNQSAHIRF comes from the coding sequence ATGGCTACTGCGCGTACCTGGAAGACCGTCGAGAACGGTCCCCATGATCTGGACGAATTCCTGCACCCCGTCAGCAAAAAGAACTATGGCAAATGGAGCCATCACGAACGGCCCCGTCCCGGTGTCTTGAAACATGTGGCCTTGAGCGGCGACGTGCTTTTCACCGTGCGTGCCGCCACCCATCGTCAGGTGACGGTGGATATCGTGCGTCGCTTGTGTGACCTGGCGGACCGTTACGCGGATGGTTATCTGCGTTGGACCGTGCGCAACAACGTCGAATTCATGACCCCCAACGCCGAAAACGTCGATCCGTTGATCGCCGCTTTGGAAGCCGCCGGTCATCCGGTGGGCGGCACCGGCCCCTCGGTGAGCGCCATCGCCCATACCCAGGGCTGGCTGCACTGCGACATCCCCGCCGTGGACGCCTCGGGCGTGGCCAAGAGCATCATGGATGCCCTGTTCCACGACTTCGCCCACGAAGAAATGCCCAACCGGGTCCGTCTCACCACCTCTTGCTGCGAAATCAACTGCGGTGGTCAGGCCGACATCGCCGTGGTGGTGCAACACACCCGTCCGCCGCGCATCAATCACGAAATCCTCGCCAACGTCTGCGAAATGCCCAGCACCGTGGCCCGTTGCCCCGTGGCCGCGATCCGTCCCACCACGGTCAATGGCAAACCCTCGCTGATGGTCGTCGAAGAAAAATGCATCTATTGCGGCGCCTGCTTCGGTGCCTGCCCGGCCATGGAAATCAACCATCCGGAACACTCCAAGCTCGCCATCTGGGTCGGCGGCAAGAACTCCAACGCCCGCACCAAACCCGCCAACATGAAACTGGTGGCCCATGGCCTGCCCAACAATCCGCCCCGTTGGCCGGAAGTGGGGGAACTGCTCAAAAAAATTCTCTCCGCCTACAAGGCCGGTGGTCGGGATTGGGAGCGTCTGGGTGAGTGGATCGATCGCATCGGCTGGAAACGGTTCTTCGAGGAGACCGGTCTGCCCTTCGACAAGTTCATGATTGACAATTATCGTCATGCCCGTGTGTCGTTCAATCAGTCCGCCCACATCCGGTTCTGA
- a CDS encoding peroxiredoxin: protein MSVLVTQPAPDFTAKAVMPDNSIADAFTLSSYRGKYVVLFFYPLDFTFVCPSEIIAFDHRLDEFKKRNVEVIGVSIDSHFSHLAWKNTPVNQGGIGNIQYPLVADLSKEISKNFGVLLGAGIALRGSFLIDRQGIVRHQVVNDLSLGRDIDEMLRVVDALQFTEEHGEVCPAGWNKGKAGMKGSTKGVAEYLAAHADNL from the coding sequence ATGAGTGTTCTGGTTACCCAACCCGCCCCCGATTTCACCGCCAAAGCTGTCATGCCCGACAACAGCATCGCCGATGCGTTCACCCTTTCGTCCTACCGCGGCAAATATGTGGTGTTGTTTTTCTATCCGCTGGACTTCACCTTTGTTTGCCCCTCCGAGATCATCGCCTTCGATCATCGCCTGGATGAATTCAAAAAGCGCAATGTGGAAGTCATCGGTGTCTCCATCGACTCCCATTTCTCCCATTTAGCCTGGAAAAACACCCCGGTCAACCAGGGTGGCATTGGCAACATCCAGTATCCCCTGGTGGCGGACCTGTCGAAAGAGATTTCCAAAAACTTTGGCGTCCTGTTGGGTGCCGGCATTGCCCTGCGGGGATCCTTCCTGATCGATCGTCAAGGCATTGTTCGTCATCAGGTGGTCAATGACCTCTCCCTGGGCCGTGACATCGACGAAATGCTTCGTGTGGTCGATGCCCTGCAATTCACCGAAGAGCATGGCGAAGTCTGCCCGGCGGGCTGGAACAAAGGTAAGGCCGGCATGAAAGGCTCCACCAAAGGCGTGGCCGAATATCTCGCCGCGCACGCCGACAATCTGTGA
- a CDS encoding B12-binding domain-containing radical SAM protein, translating to MNTLTFVTYLTRDMELMPVGPLTLATLARERGVDVTVVDLPAVPEEQEWASSLAQREVVGFSTLCSTFHRSLRLAGLVKALNPRVTVVMGGPQASAVAVLLLQRHGCVDLVFRGEAETGWTAFLDGAPWSAIPGLVYRQGTEILETPPAPLLMDLDRLPLPAFDLYRPTGISVPVETGRGCPFACTYCSTNEYFSRRFRAKSPGRILAEMDQLHALYGMRAFEMIEDSFTTNRRKIIEFCAAIGQHPRQYHWQISARPDLVDAELLEHLRLAGCQGIYFGMETGSQRMQKVVRKNLRVARAVDNILLTRHAGLATTVSFIIGFPDETEADVQETLRVFGTLSESRDVVLQMHLLSPLAGSALVAANTELAYDGMPTDFNESDERDALSMPDLERFREESGLFPHRHYFAQTVLPRGRYLFLAYGLRLMAWYFPNFLHRVFGQCQEAWIDYLLTIPVPEEMVRDPSFPEPMAVWSERGYALCVDFARRVDVVGLWELLAYDRAYSRVSHGLEETPVVVRLPRVLAGRNPGRLLPERGDADSEWASFVVSRLESGMVDVSIQMTAEEMERRLEEICGPCGECCLDEDGLMCGVEEWGLITQFLESQQQSVPSITPTAWQGLVLEGGIRYLAQTEDGERTLHETYETALQEAGEDGWVRHACAHLELEADRHRCALQGVKPAECVAYPYRPMEDGNGGWRLEPVAEVSQGRCALISLLRDRAMFREQYMEWATGRMGRRSGAVALSRMHGEEKHEQERRA from the coding sequence ATGAACACCTTGACCTTTGTGACCTATCTGACCCGGGATATGGAATTGATGCCGGTTGGGCCGTTGACCTTGGCCACTCTGGCGCGTGAACGGGGCGTGGATGTGACCGTGGTGGATCTGCCCGCGGTGCCGGAAGAACAAGAATGGGCGTCGTCGTTAGCCCAACGGGAGGTGGTGGGATTCAGCACTCTGTGTTCCACCTTTCATCGTTCGTTGCGTCTGGCGGGATTGGTCAAGGCGCTCAATCCCCGGGTGACGGTGGTGATGGGAGGACCACAGGCATCGGCGGTGGCGGTTTTGCTGCTGCAACGTCATGGATGTGTGGATCTGGTATTCCGGGGAGAGGCGGAAACGGGATGGACCGCCTTTTTGGATGGCGCCCCCTGGTCCGCCATTCCGGGTCTGGTGTACCGCCAGGGGACGGAGATCCTGGAGACACCCCCCGCGCCCTTGCTGATGGATCTGGACCGTCTGCCCCTGCCGGCTTTCGACCTGTATCGACCCACCGGAATCAGTGTGCCGGTGGAGACCGGGCGGGGCTGTCCTTTTGCCTGTACCTATTGTTCCACCAACGAATATTTCTCCCGTCGGTTTCGTGCCAAGAGTCCCGGGCGGATTCTGGCCGAAATGGACCAGTTGCACGCCCTTTACGGCATGCGCGCGTTTGAAATGATCGAGGACTCCTTTACCACCAATCGCCGCAAGATCATCGAATTTTGCGCGGCCATCGGCCAGCATCCCCGGCAGTACCATTGGCAGATCAGCGCCCGTCCGGATCTGGTGGATGCGGAGTTGTTGGAGCATTTGCGCCTCGCTGGATGCCAGGGCATCTATTTCGGGATGGAGACCGGTTCCCAACGCATGCAGAAAGTGGTGCGCAAGAATCTGCGGGTGGCCCGCGCTGTGGATAACATCCTGCTGACCCGACACGCTGGATTGGCGACCACGGTCTCGTTCATCATCGGCTTTCCGGATGAGACCGAGGCGGATGTGCAAGAGACGTTGCGGGTGTTCGGTACCTTGTCCGAGTCGCGGGATGTGGTGTTGCAGATGCATCTGCTGTCGCCGTTGGCAGGATCGGCCCTGGTGGCCGCCAACACGGAGCTGGCCTATGACGGTATGCCCACCGATTTTAACGAATCCGATGAGCGCGACGCATTGTCGATGCCGGATCTGGAACGATTCCGGGAAGAGAGCGGGTTGTTTCCCCATCGGCACTATTTTGCCCAGACCGTGCTGCCCCGTGGCCGTTATCTGTTTTTGGCGTATGGGCTGCGGTTGATGGCTTGGTATTTTCCCAATTTTTTGCACCGGGTGTTCGGCCAGTGCCAGGAGGCGTGGATCGATTATCTGCTGACCATACCGGTTCCGGAGGAGATGGTGAGGGATCCTTCATTTCCCGAGCCTATGGCCGTGTGGAGTGAACGGGGTTATGCGCTCTGTGTGGATTTTGCCCGCAGGGTCGATGTAGTGGGTTTGTGGGAGCTTTTGGCCTATGACCGGGCCTACAGCCGGGTGAGCCATGGACTGGAAGAGACGCCGGTGGTGGTGCGATTGCCCCGGGTATTGGCCGGGCGCAACCCGGGGCGTTTGTTGCCGGAGAGGGGGGACGCCGACTCCGAGTGGGCGTCGTTTGTGGTGAGTCGTCTGGAATCGGGGATGGTGGATGTTTCCATTCAAATGACCGCCGAGGAGATGGAACGGCGTCTGGAGGAGATTTGTGGCCCGTGCGGGGAGTGTTGTCTGGATGAGGATGGGCTGATGTGTGGCGTCGAGGAGTGGGGCCTGATCACGCAATTTCTGGAGAGTCAGCAACAGAGCGTGCCGTCCATCACACCAACGGCGTGGCAGGGGTTGGTCCTGGAAGGGGGGATTCGTTACCTGGCTCAAACCGAAGACGGGGAGCGTACTTTGCATGAGACTTATGAGACCGCCTTGCAGGAGGCCGGGGAGGATGGTTGGGTGCGGCATGCCTGCGCCCATCTGGAGTTGGAGGCGGACCGGCATCGATGCGCCCTTCAGGGGGTGAAGCCGGCAGAGTGTGTGGCCTATCCCTATCGACCCATGGAGGATGGAAACGGTGGGTGGCGGTTGGAGCCGGTGGCGGAAGTCTCGCAGGGGCGATGTGCCTTGATCAGCTTGTTGCGGGATCGGGCCATGTTTCGGGAACAGTACATGGAATGGGCCACTGGACGCATGGGGAGGAGATCCGGGGCGGTCGCGTTGAGTCGGATGCATGGGGAAGAAAAGCATGAGCAGGAACGCCGGGCTTGA
- a CDS encoding response regulator — protein sequence MSQNSLPRILIVDDEQHNLQVLGNALKNLAQIFVVTSGEQALRKLATAPYPDMILLDIVMPRLDGFEVCRKVKEQAVLADIPVIFITAMDSEADEAKGFALGAVDFITKPIRPAIVVARVSTHLTLQARKRELIHARKEAEEANKAKSAFLATMSHEIRTPLNGILGMAELLSEIDMADQGREYVRGLINSGRALLTIIDDVLDYSKIEADKLRMESIPLDPHAMLNDLAMLFRGFAGKRRIDFKQDIADTLPEWILGDPTRLRQVLVNLLSNAVKFTHAGSVTLSATPAMDSRLGRAVRFEVRDTGVGISREQFAKLFQAFEQAETSTTRRYGGTGLGLAITRKLVGLMQGRIEVESTPGVGSCFVVVLPMEMCDPQSSSSRDSSLADPGFARGARILVAEGDPINRAVLRGMLKRFDLRVEFADNGRQALEILARSAFDLIFMDCLMPEMDGYATCRAIRAQEQDRHTPIVAMTAFALQENREMCLAAGMDDCLSKPVTRWGIQSAMMRWLSDRIATPS from the coding sequence ATGAGTCAAAATTCTTTGCCCCGCATCCTGATCGTCGATGACGAGCAGCACAATCTTCAGGTGCTGGGCAACGCGCTGAAAAATCTGGCCCAGATTTTTGTCGTCACCTCCGGCGAACAGGCCTTGCGCAAGCTGGCCACCGCCCCATATCCGGACATGATTCTTCTGGATATCGTCATGCCCAGGCTCGACGGCTTCGAGGTGTGCCGCAAGGTCAAGGAGCAGGCGGTTCTGGCCGACATTCCGGTGATTTTCATCACCGCCATGGATTCCGAGGCCGACGAGGCCAAAGGATTTGCCCTGGGGGCGGTGGATTTCATCACCAAGCCGATTCGTCCGGCCATTGTCGTGGCCCGGGTTTCCACCCATCTGACTTTGCAGGCCCGCAAGCGGGAGTTGATCCACGCCCGCAAGGAGGCCGAAGAGGCCAATAAGGCCAAAAGCGCTTTTCTGGCCACCATGAGTCATGAAATCCGTACCCCGCTCAATGGCATTCTCGGCATGGCGGAACTCCTGAGCGAAATCGACATGGCCGACCAGGGACGGGAGTATGTCCGGGGGCTGATCAACTCCGGTCGGGCGTTGTTGACCATCATCGACGATGTGCTGGACTACTCCAAGATCGAAGCCGACAAGTTGCGCATGGAGTCCATCCCCCTGGATCCCCACGCCATGTTGAACGATCTGGCCATGCTGTTCCGGGGGTTCGCCGGCAAACGCCGGATCGATTTCAAGCAAGACATCGCCGACACTCTGCCGGAATGGATTCTGGGGGATCCGACCCGGTTGCGTCAGGTGCTGGTCAACCTGCTTTCCAACGCGGTGAAGTTCACCCATGCAGGCAGCGTGACCCTTTCTGCCACCCCTGCGATGGATTCCAGGCTGGGACGGGCGGTGCGCTTCGAGGTGCGGGATACCGGGGTGGGCATCTCCCGGGAGCAGTTCGCGAAACTGTTCCAGGCCTTCGAGCAGGCCGAAACCTCCACCACCCGCCGTTATGGCGGCACCGGATTGGGACTGGCGATCACCCGCAAGCTGGTCGGATTGATGCAAGGGCGCATCGAGGTGGAAAGCACCCCCGGGGTGGGTAGCTGTTTTGTGGTGGTGCTGCCCATGGAGATGTGTGATCCCCAGTCGTCCAGCTCCCGGGACAGCTCTTTGGCGGATCCGGGATTTGCCCGGGGGGCGCGGATTCTGGTGGCTGAGGGCGATCCCATCAATCGGGCGGTGTTGCGGGGCATGTTGAAACGTTTCGATCTGCGTGTGGAATTCGCCGACAATGGACGGCAGGCTCTGGAGATTCTGGCGCGTTCCGCCTTCGATTTGATTTTCATGGATTGCCTGATGCCGGAAATGGATGGTTACGCCACCTGTCGGGCGATTCGTGCCCAGGAGCAGGATCGTCACACCCCCATCGTGGCCATGACCGCCTTTGCCTTGCAGGAGAACCGGGAGATGTGTCTGGCCGCGGGCATGGACGACTGTCTGTCCAAACCTGTCACCCGTTGGGGGATTCAATCGGCCATGATGCGTTGGCTTTCGGATCGGATTGCAACGCCTTCTTGA